A stretch of Arthrobacter sp. NEB 688 DNA encodes these proteins:
- a CDS encoding GNAT family N-acetyltransferase — protein sequence MRLTTGTSDTELDQRLSDELDRVNASATPGLAPAEELTVRATDDDGELVAGVSGWTWGVAAGIGMTWVREDQRATGVGRRLLEAFEDEARRRGCAHVFVTSFTFQAPAFYERAGYRELFRWEDVPTRGVADVHLRKEL from the coding sequence ATGCGCCTGACGACCGGGACGTCCGACACCGAGCTCGACCAGCGGCTCTCCGACGAGCTCGACCGCGTGAACGCGTCCGCGACACCGGGGCTGGCTCCGGCGGAGGAGCTGACCGTGCGGGCCACGGACGACGACGGCGAGCTGGTGGCCGGGGTGTCCGGGTGGACCTGGGGCGTCGCGGCGGGCATCGGGATGACGTGGGTGCGCGAGGACCAGCGCGCCACGGGCGTCGGCCGGCGCCTGCTCGAGGCCTTCGAGGACGAGGCGCGCCGGCGCGGCTGCGCGCACGTGTTCGTCACGTCGTTCACGTTCCAGGCGCCCGCCTTCTACGAGCGTGCCGGCTATCGCGAGCTCTTCCGGTGGGAGGACGTGCCGACGCGCGGCGTCGCGGACGTCCATCTGCGCAAGGAGCTGTGA
- a CDS encoding DUF1206 domain-containing protein — MSTTPPPSAATPVPDDAGPLDQVREAAADLAAPVVDAAQGAMDAAHDATEAVAETAHQVAEATAQAAEVAETHAAVSTGARLGFFLDGLLHAAMGWAGLQIVWLGHSRSTADESGALTSIATSLGGRAVLWVGFVGFAVVTVWNLARAITGRHCHTRLKRLEHAADGIAYATVAWAAAAFAIGAGQTSRDSTVGITRTLLALPGGVLLVVGAGIAVAGVGVFSIWSGLTRDFLVDLARRPGRALVLVGIVGFVARGVAFGIVGLLFVIAAWTHDVSASTGIDGALRFLQDVPAGRYALAVVSLGLVAFGVYLMTRARHLLR; from the coding sequence GTGAGCACCACCCCACCCCCGAGCGCCGCCACCCCCGTGCCCGACGACGCAGGGCCGCTCGATCAGGTCCGCGAGGCGGCGGCCGACCTCGCGGCGCCCGTGGTCGACGCGGCCCAGGGGGCGATGGACGCCGCGCACGACGCCACCGAGGCGGTCGCGGAGACGGCGCACCAGGTGGCCGAGGCGACCGCGCAGGCGGCCGAGGTCGCCGAGACGCACGCCGCGGTGAGCACCGGTGCGCGGCTGGGCTTCTTCCTCGACGGGCTCCTCCACGCCGCGATGGGCTGGGCCGGCCTGCAGATCGTCTGGCTCGGGCACAGCCGCAGCACCGCCGACGAGTCGGGCGCGCTCACCTCGATCGCGACCTCGCTCGGCGGGCGGGCCGTCCTCTGGGTCGGGTTCGTCGGCTTCGCGGTCGTCACCGTCTGGAACCTCGCCCGGGCCATCACCGGCCGCCACTGCCACACGCGCCTCAAGCGGCTCGAGCACGCGGCCGACGGCATCGCCTACGCGACGGTGGCGTGGGCGGCCGCCGCCTTCGCGATCGGCGCCGGCCAGACGAGCCGGGACTCGACGGTCGGCATCACGCGCACCCTGCTCGCCCTGCCCGGCGGCGTCCTGCTCGTCGTCGGCGCCGGGATCGCCGTCGCCGGCGTGGGGGTCTTCAGCATCTGGTCGGGCCTGACGCGCGACTTCCTCGTCGACCTCGCCCGCCGCCCCGGCCGGGCGCTCGTGCTCGTCGGCATCGTCGGGTTCGTCGCGCGCGGGGTCGCGTTCGGCATCGTCGGGCTGCTGTTCGTCATCGCCGCGTGGACGCACGACGTCAGCGCCTCGACCGGCATCGACGGGGCGCTGCGCTTCCTCCAGGACGTCCCCGCGGGCCGGTACGCGCTCGCGGTCGTGTCGCTGGGGCTCGTCGCGTTCGGCGTCTACCTGATGACGCGCGCCCGCCACCTGCTGCGCTGA
- a CDS encoding universal stress protein yields the protein MTIVVGYVPRSDGLAALEVALAEAERHAEPLVVVNAGADADPRGVGRAQRGDIESMCAGLVARGVPVEVRQPSRGLAPADELLEAVRSCDARLLVVGLRDGTRSRSGGGTAVRLLVEADCDVLVSRFRRG from the coding sequence ATGACGATCGTCGTCGGGTACGTCCCCCGCAGCGATGGCCTCGCCGCCCTCGAGGTCGCGCTCGCCGAGGCCGAGCGGCACGCCGAGCCCCTCGTCGTCGTCAACGCCGGGGCGGACGCCGACCCGCGCGGGGTCGGTCGCGCGCAGCGGGGCGACATCGAGTCGATGTGCGCCGGGCTCGTCGCCCGGGGCGTGCCCGTGGAGGTGCGCCAGCCCTCCCGGGGCCTCGCGCCCGCGGACGAGCTGCTCGAGGCGGTCCGCAGCTGCGACGCGCGGCTGCTCGTCGTCGGGCTGCGCGACGGCACCCGGTCGCGCTCGGGCGGCGGGACGGCCGTCCGGCTGCTCGTCGAGGCCGACTGCGACGTCCTCGTCAGCCGCTTCCGGCGGGGCTGA
- a CDS encoding ABC transporter permease: MSSTTGSAAAEFARRQQSPLQRVQNLLHKRPWLSPLFLLFVAFLAFFIATPTFFTPSSMGILLQQTAVVAALAVGQTIVILTAGIDLSVGAIMVLSMMVMASLARDGGMPGLLALLIGVALATLAGLLNGLLVTRINLPPFIVTLGTLSIFTAIALLYSGGESIQAEHLPRILNFLGEGFGIGSFRLTWGIVVVVLIYAVMAFVLSQTAWGRYVYAVGDDAESSRLSGVPSRRILLGVYTVAGLIYGLAAWILIGRAGAATPNAVPDANLASITAVVIGGTSLFGGRGRLIGTLIGALIVQAFSFGLSQLGVNQQWRYLATGVLVILAVAIDQWIRKVKA; the protein is encoded by the coding sequence ATGAGCTCCACCACCGGTTCTGCTGCCGCCGAGTTCGCTCGGCGGCAGCAGTCGCCCCTCCAGCGGGTGCAGAACCTCCTGCACAAGCGGCCCTGGCTCAGTCCGCTGTTCCTGCTGTTCGTGGCGTTCCTCGCCTTCTTCATCGCGACCCCGACGTTCTTCACGCCGAGCTCGATGGGGATCCTCCTGCAGCAGACCGCGGTCGTCGCCGCGCTGGCGGTCGGCCAGACCATCGTCATCCTCACCGCGGGCATCGACCTCTCGGTCGGCGCGATCATGGTGCTCTCGATGATGGTCATGGCCTCCCTCGCCCGTGACGGCGGGATGCCCGGCCTGCTCGCCCTGCTCATCGGGGTGGCCCTCGCCACGCTCGCCGGCCTGCTCAACGGCCTGCTCGTGACGCGGATCAACCTGCCGCCGTTCATCGTCACCCTCGGCACCCTGAGCATCTTCACGGCCATCGCGCTGCTCTACTCGGGAGGCGAGAGCATCCAGGCCGAGCACCTGCCGCGGATCCTCAACTTCCTCGGTGAGGGCTTCGGGATCGGGTCCTTCCGGCTCACCTGGGGGATCGTCGTCGTCGTCCTCATCTACGCGGTGATGGCCTTCGTGCTGTCGCAGACCGCCTGGGGGCGCTACGTCTACGCCGTCGGTGACGACGCCGAGTCCTCGCGGCTCTCCGGTGTCCCGAGCCGCCGCATCCTCCTCGGCGTCTACACCGTGGCCGGTCTCATCTACGGCCTCGCGGCGTGGATCCTCATCGGCCGGGCGGGCGCCGCCACCCCGAACGCGGTGCCGGACGCGAACCTCGCGTCGATCACCGCGGTCGTCATCGGCGGCACGAGCCTGTTCGGCGGGCGGGGCCGGCTCATCGGCACCCTCATCGGCGCGCTCATCGTCCAGGCGTTCTCGTTCGGGCTCTCGCAGCTCGGCGTCAACCAGCAGTGGCGCTACCTCGCGACCGGCGTCCTCGTCATCCTCGCGGTCGCCATCGACCAGTGGATCCGGAAGGTCAAGGCATGA
- a CDS encoding LacI family DNA-binding transcriptional regulator, translated as MRDVAALAGVSLKTVSRVVNEEAGVSADVRERVTAAVQRLDYRPNLAASNLRRTGARSGLIGALVQDVSNSFSAGLLRSLEDAARAHRTGVLAASLDEGAQREQELVHDLVTRRVDGLVLMPASERQDYLVAELRTGTPAVFVDRPPRGVDVDSVVVDNLLGGRMAAEHLLDQGHRRIAALFHLPTLTTAQQRREGFTAAHTDRGLRPDPRLVVDGITSTDEASEVVHRLLDLDSPPTAVFAGRNILASGAVRALRERGVHHEVALVGFDDFPLADLLDPPLTVVRQDVTKIGRLVAERLFARIGGDTSAPQHLVVDPTLVRRGSGEILPRA; from the coding sequence ATGCGGGACGTCGCGGCCCTGGCGGGGGTGAGCCTCAAGACCGTCTCCCGCGTCGTCAACGAGGAGGCCGGCGTCTCGGCCGACGTCCGCGAGCGCGTGACCGCCGCCGTGCAGCGCCTCGACTACCGGCCCAACCTCGCCGCGAGCAACCTGCGCCGCACCGGGGCCCGCTCCGGCCTCATCGGCGCGCTCGTCCAGGACGTCTCGAACTCGTTCTCCGCCGGGCTGCTCCGCTCCCTCGAGGACGCGGCCCGCGCCCACCGCACCGGCGTGCTGGCGGCCAGCCTCGACGAGGGGGCCCAGCGCGAGCAGGAGCTCGTCCACGACCTCGTGACCCGACGGGTCGACGGCCTCGTCCTCATGCCGGCGAGCGAGCGGCAGGACTACCTCGTCGCCGAGCTGCGCACCGGCACACCGGCGGTCTTCGTCGACCGGCCCCCGCGCGGCGTCGACGTCGACTCGGTCGTCGTCGACAACCTCCTCGGCGGGCGGATGGCCGCCGAGCACCTCCTCGACCAGGGGCACCGCCGCATCGCCGCGCTCTTCCACCTGCCGACGCTCACGACGGCCCAGCAGCGCCGCGAGGGCTTCACGGCGGCGCACACCGACCGCGGGCTGCGCCCCGACCCGCGGCTCGTCGTCGACGGCATCACCTCCACCGACGAGGCGAGCGAGGTCGTCCACCGGCTGCTCGACCTCGACTCCCCACCGACGGCCGTCTTCGCCGGGCGCAACATCCTCGCCTCCGGGGCCGTGCGGGCGCTGCGCGAGCGGGGGGTGCACCACGAGGTCGCCCTCGTCGGCTTCGACGACTTCCCGCTGGCCGACCTCCTCGACCCGCCGCTGACCGTCGTCCGCCAGGACGTGACGAAGATCGGCCGGCTCGTCGCCGAGCGGCTCTTCGCCCGCATCGGGGGCGACACCTCGGCGCCGCAGCACCTCGTCGTCGACCCGACGCTCGTCCGGCGCGGGTCGGGCGAGATCCTTCCGCGCGCCTGA
- a CDS encoding cold-shock protein, which translates to MAQGTVKWFNAEKGFGFIAQDGGGPDVFVHYSAIDSQGYRSLDENQKVEYEVTQGPKGPQAEQVRPI; encoded by the coding sequence ATGGCACAGGGCACCGTGAAGTGGTTCAACGCCGAGAAGGGCTTTGGTTTCATCGCCCAGGACGGTGGCGGCCCCGACGTGTTCGTTCACTACTCCGCCATCGACAGCCAGGGCTACCGCAGCCTGGACGAGAACCAGAAGGTCGAGTACGAGGTCACCCAGGGCCCCAAGGGCCCGCAGGCCGAGCAGGTCCGACCGATCTGA
- a CDS encoding ATP-binding cassette domain-containing protein → MSTIDKLPLTVDHLPEAKRHIYEADPILSARDLVITFGRVVGLDGVSLDLYRGEVLAVIGDNGAGKSTLIKCLTGAYLPDSGQLRLDGKEVAFRRPQDARDAGIETVYQQLAVIPALDIASNLYLGREERRKGVLGSVFRMLDKGGMEKRAGESVQGLGIQTIQNMSQAVETLSGGQRQAVAVARAAAFGSKVVVLDEPTAALGVKESGMVLDMVKQLRDNGLAVILISHNMPHVWDVADRIHIQRLGGCAGVITPQSHDMGEGVAIMTGAKTLTPS, encoded by the coding sequence ATGAGCACCATCGACAAGCTGCCCCTGACGGTCGACCACCTCCCCGAGGCCAAGCGGCACATCTACGAGGCGGACCCGATCCTCTCGGCGCGCGACCTCGTCATCACCTTCGGGCGCGTCGTCGGCCTCGACGGGGTGAGCCTCGACCTCTACCGGGGCGAGGTGCTCGCGGTCATCGGCGACAACGGCGCCGGCAAGTCGACGCTCATCAAGTGCCTCACCGGGGCGTACCTGCCGGACTCCGGCCAGCTGCGGCTCGACGGCAAGGAGGTCGCCTTCCGGCGGCCGCAGGACGCGCGGGACGCGGGCATCGAGACGGTGTACCAGCAGCTCGCCGTCATCCCCGCCCTCGACATCGCGAGCAACCTGTACCTGGGTCGCGAGGAGCGTCGCAAGGGCGTCCTCGGCTCGGTGTTCCGGATGCTCGACAAGGGCGGCATGGAGAAGCGGGCCGGCGAGTCCGTCCAGGGCCTCGGCATCCAGACGATCCAGAACATGAGCCAGGCGGTCGAGACGCTCTCCGGTGGGCAGCGTCAGGCAGTCGCCGTCGCCCGGGCCGCAGCGTTCGGGTCGAAGGTCGTCGTCCTCGACGAGCCCACGGCCGCGCTCGGCGTCAAGGAGTCGGGGATGGTCCTCGACATGGTGAAGCAGCTGCGCGACAACGGTCTCGCGGTCATCCTCATCAGCCACAACATGCCGCACGTGTGGGACGTCGCCGACCGCATCCACATCCAGCGGCTCGGGGGCTGCGCGGGCGTCATCACCCCGCAGTCGCACGACATGGGAGAGGGCGTCGCGATCATGACCGGCGCCAAGACGCTCACCCCGTCCTGA
- a CDS encoding cupin domain-containing protein yields the protein MDHQPVRVVTDAELVDADPTSGMLRRRAFEMPGLWAGQVVTEPGAVSGWHHHDSNSSVLYVVRGVLRLECQGVEGWVDAVPGSYVQVPAFTVHRESNPGREPSLAVIARAGTGIPTVNVDEAPPPHRARG from the coding sequence GTGGACCACCAGCCGGTGCGCGTCGTAACCGACGCCGAGCTCGTCGACGCCGACCCGACCTCGGGGATGCTGCGCCGGCGGGCCTTCGAGATGCCGGGGCTGTGGGCCGGCCAGGTCGTCACCGAGCCGGGCGCGGTCTCGGGCTGGCACCACCACGACAGCAACAGCAGCGTCCTCTACGTCGTGCGCGGGGTCCTGCGCCTGGAGTGCCAGGGCGTCGAGGGATGGGTCGACGCCGTGCCCGGCAGCTACGTGCAGGTGCCGGCGTTCACCGTGCACCGCGAGTCCAACCCCGGCCGCGAGCCGTCGCTCGCCGTCATCGCGCGCGCCGGCACGGGCATCCCGACGGTCAACGTCGACGAGGCGCCCCCGCCGCACCGGGCCCGAGGGTGA
- a CDS encoding substrate-binding domain-containing protein produces the protein MQLRQIPTTRTARRAVVSAAIVGLALTSTACNRGSTADTGSGGEAAVGVTLITKDSTNPFFVAMQKGAQADAGKNNVKLTVASGKQEGDDQGQITAIEDAIARGDKGILITPMSTGVNAAIKKARDAGLYVIALDTPPDPADTVDITFATDNRSAGKLDGEWAAATLDGKPAVIALLDLFDDKIVSVDYNRDQGFLEGMGIDVADGKKNGDEAATGTYTGGKGGDYTIVCNEASNGAEDGGRTAMEKCLAKNPAINLVYTINEPAAVGANAALKAAGTQATIVSVDGGCAGVNSVKEGVIGATAQQYPLKMATLGMEAIAKIARGGEKPKTTEGLDFFDTGVALVTDKPVDGVESIDSTKGSEICWGN, from the coding sequence ATGCAGCTCCGTCAGATCCCCACGACGCGCACCGCCCGTCGCGCCGTCGTCTCGGCCGCGATCGTCGGCCTCGCCCTCACCAGCACCGCGTGCAACCGCGGCAGCACCGCCGACACCGGCTCCGGTGGAGAGGCCGCCGTCGGCGTCACCCTCATCACCAAGGACTCCACCAACCCGTTCTTCGTCGCCATGCAGAAGGGCGCGCAGGCCGACGCCGGCAAGAACAACGTCAAGCTCACCGTCGCCTCCGGCAAGCAGGAGGGCGACGACCAGGGCCAGATCACGGCCATCGAGGACGCGATCGCCCGCGGCGACAAGGGCATCCTCATCACGCCGATGTCCACCGGCGTCAACGCGGCGATCAAGAAGGCCCGCGACGCCGGCCTCTACGTCATCGCCCTCGACACCCCGCCGGACCCGGCCGACACCGTCGACATCACCTTCGCCACCGACAACCGCTCGGCCGGCAAGCTCGACGGCGAGTGGGCCGCGGCCACGCTCGACGGCAAGCCCGCCGTCATCGCGCTGCTCGACCTCTTCGACGACAAGATCGTCTCGGTCGACTACAACCGCGACCAGGGCTTCCTCGAGGGCATGGGCATCGACGTCGCCGACGGCAAGAAGAACGGCGACGAGGCCGCCACCGGCACGTACACCGGTGGCAAGGGCGGCGACTACACGATCGTCTGCAACGAGGCCAGCAACGGCGCCGAGGACGGCGGCCGCACCGCGATGGAGAAGTGCCTCGCGAAGAACCCGGCCATCAACCTCGTCTACACGATCAACGAGCCCGCCGCCGTCGGCGCCAACGCCGCCCTCAAGGCGGCCGGCACCCAGGCGACGATCGTCTCCGTCGACGGTGGCTGCGCCGGCGTCAACTCCGTCAAGGAGGGCGTCATCGGCGCCACCGCCCAGCAGTACCCGCTGAAGATGGCGACCCTCGGCATGGAGGCGATCGCCAAGATCGCCCGCGGCGGCGAGAAGCCGAAGACCACCGAGGGCCTCGACTTCTTCGACACCGGCGTCGCGCTGGTCACCGACAAGCCCGTGGACGGCGTCGAGAGCATCGACTCCACCAAGGGCTCCGAGATCTGCTGGGGCAACTGA